The following coding sequences lie in one Lolium perenne isolate Kyuss_39 chromosome 2, Kyuss_2.0, whole genome shotgun sequence genomic window:
- the LOC127333027 gene encoding uncharacterized protein, with protein sequence MENNFEVAGVEANEMVLFATHYLAGPARAWWTSTRAMNGGQFMTWADFKLKFSKYHVPPVLIKKMRDEFPELKQGRMTVVEYRDRFLTLSRYAPDETDTTEKRQERFLNGLHDEMQTVLVNIPFVDLEALVDSAIQMEGKLNQANENRKRRMMHQSGPSNAAKYRPSSSGGFTPRNNNNKPQMQNSRPGYQNRSGGNSRPGGHHNNSNYNNNNNNNNNNNFNRAPPRAPNNNTNTNTALRTRSNTIPVATKDKATITCYECGVVGHYSNECPKRLAKLAGNTAAPAQQQRRVSTGKKFAPNNPNNRNGHLYHMNAEEAQEAPDVVLGMFSVNHTPARVLFDSGASHSFFTEDFASTSKIQPISLKHVMIVQIPGSTTKARKFCKNVPIRIHEVDFYASLIILGTKGLEVVLGMDWMSKHHGLIDCAKKAITMTRSTGILVEHVSERLPRKIHLQLNCSQANSGPDQGCLSIP encoded by the coding sequence atggagaacaacttcgaagtagccggagtggaagccaatgagatggttttgtttgcaacccattatcttgctggaccagcccgcgcttggtggacaagcacccgtgccatgaacggaggccaattcatgacttgggcagatttcaagctcaagtttagcaagtaccatgtacccccggttcttatcaagaagatgagggatgagttccctgaactgaagcaaggtcgcatgacggtggtagaataccgtgataggttccttacactgtcaaggtacgcccctgacgagaccgacaccaccgagaagaggcaggagagattcctgaacggactgcatgatgagatgcagactgtcctcgtcaacatccccttcgtcgacctagaagcccttgtggactccgccatccagatggaaggcaagctgaaccaagccaatgagaaccgcaagcgtcgcatgatgcaccagagtgggcccagcaatgccgcgaagtatcgccctagctcaagcggaggtttcactccaagaaacaacaacaacaagccccagatgcagaactcgcgccccggttatcagaaccggagtggaggaaactccaggccaggaggtCACCACAACAACagtaactacaacaacaacaacaacaacaacaacaacaacaacttcaaccgcgctccgcccagagcccccaacaacaacaccaacaccaacaccgctctaaGGACTAGGAGCAACACCATCCCcgttgcaaccaaggacaaggccaccatcacttgttatgagtgtggtgtagtggggcactactccaacgagtgtcccaagaggctcgccaagctcgcaggcaacaccgcagcaccggctcagcaacaacgccgtgtctccaccggcaagaagttcgcccccaacaaccccaataaccgcaacggccatctctaccacatgaacgccgaagaagcccaggaagcaccagatgttgtactaggtatgttttctgtcaaccacacccctgccagagtgttgtttgattccggagcatctcattcttttttcactgaagactttgcatcaacaagtaaaattcaacctatcagtttgaagcatgttatgatagttcaaattcccggatcaaccaccaaagccagaaaattttgcaaaaatgtacccatcagaatccatgaagtagatttctatgccagtcTGATAattttgggaaccaaaggtttggaagtcgtactaggaatggactggatgtcaaaacaccatggattgattgactgtgccaagaaagccatcaccatgactagaagcaccggtatcctagtagaacatgtgtctgaaagactacccagaaaaattcacctgcaactcaactgtagccaagccaactctggaccaGATCAGGgttgtctgtcgataccctga